The following DNA comes from Solea senegalensis isolate Sse05_10M linkage group LG10, IFAPA_SoseM_1, whole genome shotgun sequence.
tgagctttaaaaaaaaaatcaagacattagcatgaaaaaaaaacattttccttgtTGATGAGTTTTCTATTATTAAGGTTTTGGTAGTTGGTAGTTTTGGAAGTAGGCTCTTGAGTCCTTGATGAGTTACATTAGatgaaattattatatatagGATATAGCACATGTAGCAGCTGAAAAACTCATATTTTTCAtctctggtgtgtgtgagatagaggGGATGTATTTAGGGAAGTTAGGGGTCAGGGGTCGTCGGTTTCTTCAGGGGCCCTGTTTAGGTCAGGTTGAGTGGTTGTCTCAGGCATAAGGAATCTtctggtgttttctttctttcaggagTCACGTCAGTCTCAGTATTTTGACATTAGGATGTTTAGCAATTctctttaatattttaaaaagatttttatgTAGCTGCTTAGTTGGCTTATGCTTTTGGCCGGCTTTAATCGGTCAAAACATACAGCACTTCACATCACTCATCCGGAAATCTCTAAGTTCCATTCCTAAATTTTACAACCTTCTATTTAAACATCCGTACCGACCAACTGTCTTAACCTCTCAGTACATTATGCAGTATGTTAGACAGGAATGTACAGTCTGGTTAGCGaacatttgtaaaatcagaGGCGTATTActtattacattttcacataataaagaaatctaaatatatttagatcatacatgtatatttagatatctaaatataatactactactactaataataatgatgataataataatactaataatgataataataataatcatcatgtACTTTATTTGACAAGTGTCACAAAGTGCTTAACAGTCCAATCAATCCTCTTATAAGGCATTTAACCTGGTgaggtaaagaaaagaaagtaacccaacagttcacacaatgagcacacacagaggagtggGAGGACAGAGGGGGAGCTGTCCTTATCTCATGACAGGTCTGAAGTAATTGCACTGGGTTATTGAGTGTCCCTGCACCAGATGTGGTGGAGGAAAATAATTTATTCATACAATGTGGTAAACCTAAACAaggttaaatgaaaatgtacaaaaggtatgaacaaagaaaacagaaaaatgtaagtTTCTGTTCACCTTTGTTggttttttcctccacaacaaaTCAGCACAATTAGCCTGGTTTTTGAATGACCTGGGGCGACAGCAAGCTGTTTCCACACATTGCTGTATTGAAAACACTTCTCAATAGCAATCTCACTATTGCTCATCACAAAGTTAATTAATCAACCCaaaatattctgtaaaaataattaattcatgGCCTTCATATTATATAACTATGTTAAcattgtcttttctctttttgtagGGTGCTGATGAATGGACAGCCCCTAACAGTTGGGCCAtctttacaaacttcacaagTCACCACTCAGCCTGTCACACTGTGACATTTCCAGCAGAAAATAACCTGTGTAAATACAGGATCACTAACATGGAATTTCAAAAAGCAAACTCGCTTCAAGATGAAGATTTCTGGATGTCCTGTTTCCAAATCTCAGCAGTTCCTAATTCAGCGAGatatagagaaaataatcaccTTTTAAAAACTATACTCTCTAAAAAATTCATTTGTGCCCCTCAGAATCCTGCCCAGAATTCAAGAGCTGACATTCCAACCAACTTGAGTTTCCAACCCAAGCAAGGCCCTTACAACCAACCAACACATCCAGTACAGACACATCATGGTAGTGCATCATCTGGCGTCCAATATCAAAGAGTCCAGGAACCATTTTATCAAAATTTAAATGCGTCACAATCTAAATCCTACCCTACAGCTACCTCACCGTCACGTGAACAGATGTTTTGCAGTCGAACATTTGTGTCTCCCACTGCGCACCATCAACAGACTGGTAATATCCAGAATTATAGACGAAATGTCACACAGCAAAGTTTCTCTCCTGTCCTCCCTTCTTACAATGAGGTTCTGTCACAGCCTTACACTACACGATCCGCGGCAAATCgtcacattttgtgtaattcaAGTGTGAGTCTGCAAAATCAGCAATACGTCTCTCATCAACTCAACTCTGCTCCTCACCGTGGAGGAGAGGCCAACTACTCTGTCAATTCAAACTCCTACACCCGCTGCTATGTACCCAACAGTGTTCAGAAGGAAACTAACACGCAACACTTAAAAGAGACCGCAGGTGCTCCACAGAAGCGATATGACTACCATGATGAGAACGCGATTGCAAGAATCGAGAATTATCTGTATGAATCGTACCCTACAAGTTCACCCCCGACAGGGAGGCAGTATCGCAGTGAGGACAAAATGATGTCTAAACAAATGGTGCAACCTACGACATTAAATTTTGCTGGACGTAGTAACTCAAATCCCACAACacctgtacagtatgtgcatatGTCAACAGCACAGCACATGAAAAACACGGTTCCTCAGAAACGCGCTGTACCACGTGTCACACAAACGGGTCAAAATGGAGCTCAAAATCACATCATCTCAAAGGCAGATTTTGGAAGCGATGCATCTCAGTCGATGCAGCTGCATCCACATAGAGCTGTGACTTTATCAACTGGAGTGAACAATCAAAATGACGGCTCCACTCATTCATCTCCTGGCTGTGTGAGCATGCgagctgttgctgttgttcagCCACTGTCACAGGAAAGCCCCCAGGTTGGCAATAACTTGCAACTGGATGAGAGCACGGCAACTGATAAGTCATTGATTCACGGTGAAAACGTGATTTCACCAGCTGTCGCAAAAAAAGCTGAATATTTCAATGGATACAATAGACACCTGCAAAGCTCAAATCAAAAGTTGCCAGATATTCAGCATTCAGCAGCATCCAATGATGGGTCTGTTGTGTCAGACTCAGCTGGGCCTCAAGAGATGTCACAGGAACAAGTGGCTGGAGAGCAGTGTAATCCATCAGTGCCTCAAATGTCGATAACCTCTGAGgtgccacaaacacaaaattgggagaaaaacaaaggtgAGACGTCAACAGATCCAAAGGCCTGTGTTACTGACCTGTCCTCAGTCCAAACAACCCCGTGGACAGCTGCTAAATTAGCCAACTTAATACAGGAGCTTGGAAAAGCCCAGGTGGAGTTACAAGACTCAAATGTCACATCTCTGAGAGATAAACTAAAGGCTCTCTTTTGGAAACGAGGGAATCAATTCTATCACATTATATCAAGCGTGATTAACTTGACTTATGTTGAAAATTTCTGCAAGAAACATCTAACATCAGACACGGTCATACTGTCACAGCTTAAAGAAAACTCTTTAAAGCAACTCCAAAATTACTATGTCCTCGAAGATGGTGAAGTTTATTCTGAACCACCTTATATATCATCATGGTTGAATGTCAATGAGCAGCTAGATGACATTGATAAAGAGTTTGGCTTCTCGTCGTCTTTATATGATCGTCTGCACACATGTAGCCAGTCAGATAAGGTTGGAGAAGACTCGTTTGAGATGCCCAACAAAGACCTTTTCCAAACAGAGCTGGTACCTGCTGATTCAGGTGAAGAAAATCCAGATTCCATTGTGAAAAGTACTTCGACCTGTCTCGATGAGAAAGGCAGCACTGATTCCAGTGACTCATATTACTCATTTGAAATTAAAGTTTTGCCCCCAGAGGAGGCCAAAAGTATATTTGAGCAACTACATAAAGCAAGTGCACAAAGTATGGACATAGACAGTCAGCCAGAGAGAGTCACAGAAAGCTCTATGGAGGATCGGCTACCTAACAATGAAGAAGTCACTGGGAGTGAATTAGATCACGGAAACAAGGACGTCTCCTCAATAGAAACATTTTGCTGCCTTGAATGGTGGATGGAAACAATTATTGGGTCAGAAAGTCCTGTGAAATGCAACTGCAAGAAAAAGCTAAGCGGTAAAGCTTGTACTGAAAAGAACCCTAATAAAGAAGAGATGATGGTTCAAGATGACTCGAACCTGTGTGTGATCAAGTTGGACAGAAAAGGAGAAGCACAGGAAAAGGCAGAGGAGAACGGCTGCAATCAAAACACGACATCGCGTTGTTCTGCTTTATCCGACGATCTCTGTAGTCGCTTAACTGGAGATGGTGAGAAACCTCAGTCTAAGCCTGAAAAAGGCATCGATGACGGCTGGTCAAGCATTGGAGATGAAGACCTCTCCAGCAGTCAAAGTGAAATTCCCAGTTACAATCCTCACTCTGCCAGTGTGGTTTCAGTTCCTGAGGAAGCATGTGTACAAGAACTCTGTGAATCAGCAGGTGTTGGTCTGGCAAGAAATTCAGACTGTTGCAACCAAGAATTCAAAAAGGTCTTCAGTGAACAAGTGGcagttagaaaaaaaagaaagaaaaaacacagtcataaatttttttatccattcccaaagaaaccaaagacacacagagattcCGAGCCTGTCCTCAGACACGTTGAATGTAAGAAGGTTTCTGCTGATGCTACCGATGAACCTTCAGactcaaatgtcaaaaatgcTGAGCTGATGCTGTTTGGCTCAAAACGTCAATTGGAAATCATTTCATTTGGCGGCGGAACGAGTAATGTTTCGCCTCCCAAAACGCTCAGTGTGAATCTCAGCAAACCCTCGAGGCACAAGTCCAGTGTTGCTACACCTGAATATTCAGCAAAACAAATGGTTCATGATACATGGAGGAGAAGTTATCTACCAATTACAATGAGACTCAATGGGAAACTGAAATTAATGACGCCTGCTTCTTATCCTCAATCCGAGGTGATTTGCAACACCAAGGAGCCCTCTAAAAGAAAAACCAAGCACCGCCCAAGACTAAAGAAGAGGCAACGTCTCGCTAAGAAAGTCAAGCTTGTGGAGGAGGATGTGGTTCCACTCAAACAACCTGATCAACAGAGAAGTGGTGATGACAATCGAAGCAATTGCAGTGTGTCACCCCGACTCGTTCAACGGATGAATCCAACACTATAGGAGAAAGGACGCCACAATTAACACATCAGGTAAAGCATAGAGGTTTAGCAGCGTTAAGCTATattcatacacattcatacGCCTGCTGTTCACACTAACAGAGTGTTTTAGAGCCCCAAACACTGAggtgtttttactttgaaaactctGGGTTTGGAAATGATGAAAGCAGTTAGGCTACTCAgagtaacttttaaatgtaaacaaatgtctgtgacATTAATTTTTAACAATTAGTTAAGACAACACTGATTAATCCAATCAGATCCACATGACTCTTGTGTTTCTTTGGTCTCTTTGgtaatacataaataatggAGAACTGTTTATCTGGAATCCTGTGACACTATGAAACGATGCTATATTCAAGGTTGCCTCTAGCTTTTGTGTTCATTCTTTGCCAGGAATGCCAATCAGAGCCTGATAAGATAACAGTGAATCATACCAGAGACAGTTTGTGTTTGGGTTGTAATGAAATATGTTAAGGTCATGAGACAGACGACTATTATGTTGCCTCAGTACTGAGCTGCTTTCAATAAGTTCTTCACCTATTCCCAAAGCCTTGGTGACAGAAAACACCCCAACTTATTCTCATACAACTTGACTCTCCACTGTGATCCATATGCTTTCTTATCAATTATTTTCAGCTAATAAAAGAAATCCCTTCTTTTTCATCATTGTTGTTCTGCTGaatgtgacttttttaaaaccactaactaaaataaaaaatgtgatttttaggGTGTCTTATTATGGACA
Coding sequences within:
- the si:ch211-106e7.2 gene encoding uncharacterized protein si:ch211-106e7.2, whose translation is MEFQKANSLQDEDFWMSCFQISAVPNSARYRENNHLLKTILSKKFICAPQNPAQNSRADIPTNLSFQPKQGPYNQPTHPVQTHHGSASSGVQYQRVQEPFYQNLNASQSKSYPTATSPSREQMFCSRTFVSPTAHHQQTGNIQNYRRNVTQQSFSPVLPSYNEVLSQPYTTRSAANRHILCNSSVSLQNQQYVSHQLNSAPHRGGEANYSVNSNSYTRCYVPNSVQKETNTQHLKETAGAPQKRYDYHDENAIARIENYLYESYPTSSPPTGRQYRSEDKMMSKQMVQPTTLNFAGRSNSNPTTPVQYVHMSTAQHMKNTVPQKRAVPRVTQTGQNGAQNHIISKADFGSDASQSMQLHPHRAVTLSTGVNNQNDGSTHSSPGCVSMRAVAVVQPLSQESPQVGNNLQLDESTATDKSLIHGENVISPAVAKKAEYFNGYNRHLQSSNQKLPDIQHSAASNDGSVVSDSAGPQEMSQEQVAGEQCNPSVPQMSITSEVPQTQNWEKNKGETSTDPKACVTDLSSVQTTPWTAAKLANLIQELGKAQVELQDSNVTSLRDKLKALFWKRGNQFYHIISSVINLTYVENFCKKHLTSDTVILSQLKENSLKQLQNYYVLEDGEVYSEPPYISSWLNVNEQLDDIDKEFGFSSSLYDRLHTCSQSDKVGEDSFEMPNKDLFQTELVPADSGEENPDSIVKSTSTCLDEKGSTDSSDSYYSFEIKVLPPEEAKSIFEQLHKASAQSMDIDSQPERVTESSMEDRLPNNEEVTGSELDHGNKDVSSIETFCCLEWWMETIIGSESPVKCNCKKKLSGKACTEKNPNKEEMMVQDDSNLCVIKLDRKGEAQEKAEENGCNQNTTSRCSALSDDLCSRLTGDGEKPQSKPEKGIDDGWSSIGDEDLSSSQSEIPSYNPHSASVVSVPEEACVQELCESAGVGLARNSDCCNQEFKKVFSEQVAVRKKRKKKHSHKFFYPFPKKPKTHRDSEPVLRHVECKKVSADATDEPSDSNVKNAELMLFGSKRQLEIISFGGGTSNVSPPKTLSVNLSKPSRHKSSVATPEYSAKQMVHDTWRRSYLPITMRLNGKLKLMTPASYPQSEVICNTKEPSKRKTKHRPRLKKRQRLAKKVKLVEEDVVPLKQPDQQRSGDDNRSNCSVSPRLVQRMNPTL